A stretch of Phragmites australis chromosome 12, lpPhrAust1.1, whole genome shotgun sequence DNA encodes these proteins:
- the LOC133886756 gene encoding uncharacterized protein LOC133886756: MECGKLILALVCLQAAIAALLLPHGVSADGECGKVKCGMGTCNESSDYAFGFACQCKPGWSRNHLGDVQFPFLPCVIPNCTINYSCRDGSSSPPPAPSPPPPAVPPLTNLSTFDPCLMQYCGDGGDCEKASDFTHRCSCRDGFTNLLNDTSYPCYQQCSLGSDCKGLGIEVFNGSTPSSSPPAPVSFTVKKSGAGASAAPADRLLVLLLLVSSVWSQAIW, encoded by the exons ATGGAGTGTGGTAAGCTGATTCTTGCGCTGGTGTGTCTCCAAGCCGCCATAGCTGCCTTGCTGCTACCCCATGGAGTTTCTGCAG ATGGCGAGTGCGGCAAGGTGAAGTGCGGCATGGGGACGTGCAACGAGTCCAGCGACTACGCGTTCGGCTTCGCGTGCCAGTGCAAGCCCGGATGGAGCCGGAACCACCTCGGCGACGTGCAGTTCCCCTTCCTCCCCTGTGTCATCCCGAACT GCACCATCAACTACTCATGCCGGGACGGGTCGTCGTCCCCACCGCCGGCaccgtcaccgccgccgccggcagtgCCGCCACTGACGAACCTCTCAACCTTCGACC CGTGCCTGATGCAGTActgcggcgacggcggcgactgCGAGAAGGCGTCGGACTTCACGCACCGGTGCAGCTGCCGCGACGGCTTCACCAACCTCCTCAACGACACCTCGTACCCCTGCTACCAGCAGT GTTCGCTGGGGTCGGACTGCAAGGGGCTAGGGATCGAGGTGTTCAACGGGTCGACACCGAGCTCGTCGCCACCTGCGCCGGTCTCGTTCACCGTCAAGAAGTCCGGCGCCGGAGCTTCCGCCGCGCCAGCTGACAGGCTGCTCGTGCTCCTCTTGCTGGTCTCCTCCGTCTGGAGCCAGGCGATATGGTGA